AATGCAGAAATACCGATTACTTTCTGTACAACATGGCCGGGATCGCCGGTCACCAACTGGGCCAGGTCATGTAATACCTCTTCCACCATGTTTTCGCTGCCTTCTACGGTTGAATTGATCAGGCCGGCCAGGGTAGTGCCTGTACCTACGGAACAGATGATGTGGGTGAAATCTTTTGTGTCGGCTAAAGACAGTATTTCACTGCATCCTTTTACACCAAGGGCATTGTGACCACCTTCGGGGATTACGTAAGCATTCGGGGGAATGATGTCATCGTCAAGCTGATACGCTGCATACATATGATCATCTGCACCAACATCATCTGCATCCGTGAGCAGCTTATAATCTTCCCTGCTTACAAATACCAGCTGCATGCCCATGCTGCTGGCCTGTTCCAAGGTAGTGCTTAATACAGCGGGTCTTTCTCCGCGGATAATACCCGTGCAGCGCAAACCTTTCATTTTGCAGGCAGCAGCAGTAGCGAGGATGTGGTTGGACCATGCGCCCCCGAAAGTAACAATAGGTTTGCCGGCTGCTGCTTCCAGGTTGTATTTGAGCTTGAACCATTTATTCCCGGAAACAAGCGGATCCAGCTGGTCCAAACGCAACATGGCTGCCTGGATATGCTCCGGCAGCCATGTGGTATGAATAGGTTGTAATATGTCTTTAGTGGAAAAGTGCATTCCGCAAGTTAATACTTTGTTTGCCTTTCAGCCCAAAGCTAACCTGCAGCCGTTGATCCCCGCCGGCATCAAAGTATTTCACGCTGATCTTGTGGAAACCTTTACGAAGCGGCACCATGCCTGATTTATCGGTAGGCGCATGTTCTCCATCGTTATCCACGATCACTTCATCATCGATCAACAGTACGGAACCATCGTCAGAATTGGTTTTGAATTCATACAAACCATCCGTTTCAATTTTCACATATCCTTCATAGCGCACACCAAATGTAACTTTAGCAATGAATGGACGGATATCGAAAGCAGGTATTACACCTGTTGAATCCGCTTTCCCGCTGCCGATGTTTTTAGCCTGGTTAAAGGTTTTATAGAACGCATCAAACTTTACGCCTTTATTGGTTGGATTTACATTTAATGCCGTTTTATAATCCTTGCGCATGTAAGCTGCTGAATACACGGCGCTGGCTCTTCCGTTAGGCGTGACCACAATACATTTAACAGTAGTGGTACCATTGGATGGAGGTGTAACCACAAGTGGTTTCGTGTATAAAGGGCTGTTGGCTGTAGGTATAGTGCCATCCAGTGTATAACGGATAGTTGCGAAAGCTACGGATGGTTTTAAAGTGACCGTAGTGCTGGCACTGGTTAATACTTCATCTTCAAGGCCTCCTGGTTCAGGAATGCGGAAGTTAATACGCGCATCATCCAGCCTGGCAAGTTGTTTAGGCAACGCAGCTGTAAAGCGGGTATAGTTCTTTTTGTTTTGCGGGCTCCAGGTGATCTCTGCGAGTGCCAATGCGCGTGGATAAGTGAAATAGTCAACAGATTTTTCGTCTGGGATATATTCTGTCCATACATTTCCCTGCACCCCTTTAATGTATTTTTTCTCTTCTTCGGCCAATGCAGCAGGATATGGCTCATAGCTGTATACCTTTTCCAGTGGAAGATATCCGCCGATGGCCAGCGGTTCTGTTGCAGGATTACCCTGGTGATAATCGAGATACAGGTACGTGTTCGGCGTCATGATCACATCATGTTTCTGCTTTGCAGCTTCAATGCCACCAGCTTCGCCGCGCCAGCTCATCACCGTAGCATCCGGTGCCAGCCCGCCTTCCAGGATCTCATCCCATCCGATGATCCTTTTACCTTTGCTGTTCAGGAACTTTTCCATCCTTTGAATGAAGTAGCTCTGCAAGGCATGCTCGTCTTTCAGGCCCAGCGCTTTCATACGTGCCTGGCATTTGGGGCAGGCCTTCCATCTGTCTTTCGGGCATTCATCACCACCAATATGAATATACTGGCTGGGGAATAATGGGATCACTTCCGTGAGCACATCTTCCAGGAAAGAGAATACTTCATCATTTCCTGCGCAATATACTTCTTTATGAACACCCCATTTAGTAACCACTTCGTATGGGCCACCTGTACAACCCAGTTGTGGATAGGCTGCCAGTGCGGCTTGTGCGTGACCCGGCATTTCAATTTCAGGTATCACCGTAATAAATCTGTCTGCCGCATATTTAACCACTCTTTTGATCTCCTCCTGTGTATAATAACCGCCATAAGGTTTCCCGTCAAACTTATTATCCCCATAAGGCCCTTCCATTGTTTCCTTTCTTTTGGAAGCAACAGACTGCAGCTTTGGATATTTTTTGATCTCAATACGCCAGCCCTGATCTTCCGTTAAATGCCAGTGAAAGCGGTTCAGTTTATAATAAGCCATAATGTCGAGGAACTTCTCTATGTAACCAACGGAGAAGAAATGACGCCCCACATCCAGCATCAGCCCACGATAGGCAAAACGCGGCTCATCCTTTATGAGCACACCGGGAACGGGGATCTTGTTCTTTGTAACCTGGCCGCTGAAAGGCAGCATCTGTTGTAATGTTTGTACACCATAGAACAAACCCGCCGCACGGCCCTGCAGCACAATTTTATTTCTGGCTACGGTGAGCTGATAACCTTCAGCAGATAAAGCATCATCCTCAGAAAATACCAGCGTACTGTTTTGCATGGTACCTTTTTCCATTACAAAGCCATAGTTGGAAGAAACAAACAACACAAACAGTTCCGCTGCTTTTTCTGCTGCGGCACCATTGGAGAAGTATTTCATTTGTGGAGTGATCGTTACCGGGCTGCCCAGCATTTCTACGGACTTAGGTTCCGGGATAATCGACAAGGCTTGCTTTTCCTGCGCCATGCCTGTTAAGCAGGCCAGCGCCATAAAAGCTGATAGGAGCGTTTTTTTCATATTAGTTGAGTTGCTTGTGTTCATTTATCCATTCAATCCGCCTTTGCCGCGATATAACTTCACGGGCTTATCCAGCTTCAGTTCCAGCACGGTCATGTATGTATCCTGTACGGAAGATGGCACATCAATATAGATCAATCCCGGCACCGGGCTCCAGGAAATTTTCCCCACGATCTTATGGCTGAGCTTAGTGCCATTGCCAACAACGGTGATATCCTGTATCTTATTATCCAATCCTTTCACCATGATCTGCCCGTTTACTTTACCCGGCAGGAAAAGATAGAGTGTGCTGGAATCTTTTGATAAAGTAGTAGGACCATAGAAGTGACCTTGTGGAATACCCCCTATGGTGTTAAAGATGGCTTTGTCGTGTTTCTTATTCCATTTCCCTAATTCCTTTAATACATGCACCTGCTCGGGAGGAATGGTGCCATCTGCTTTCGGCCCGATGTCCAGCAGCATATTGCCGCCATTACTGATGGCATCTGCAAAGATGGTGATCACTTCATAAGGCGTTTTCCAGTTGGTATCCTGTGGCTGGTATCCCCAGTTATTGTTAATGGTCATGCATAATTCCCACCAATGAAATTGCGGCCTTACCACCGGGAAGTTCTGTTCCGGTGTATCATAATCGCCATATCCCTGGAGGCGGCCATTGATAATGGTTGCAGGATTATGTGTGGTGAGCATGTTGCGGACCTTTACGGATTCCCATTCTTCCGCACTGCGTTCCCAGTCTCCATCAAACCACCAGAGGTCAGGGTTGAACTGTGTCATCACCTCTGCCATCTGGCCCTGGTAGAACTTTTGAAACCGCTCCCAGCGTTTGGGATCATCACTGATCTTATAACGGCTGCTGTCTTTCAGGAAACCCGGATAATCAGGTGAACTCCAGTCCAGCAGTGAGAAGTAAGCTCCTGCTTTGATATTGTTCTTGCGTAATGCGGCAAAGAAGGGTGTGAGCACATCTCTTTTGGCAGGTGTGCTTTTAGCTGTACTGAGTTTATTCAGTTTAGTATCCCATAAAGCAACACCATCGTGGTGTTTGGTGGTGATCACAGCATAACGGGCACCGGATTCCTTCACCAGGTCTGCCCAGGCCTGCGGATCGTATTTGTCTGCCGTAAAGCCTTTCAGCTGTGCCATGTAATCAGGATAGGCGATCTTTTTGTTATAAAAGCTCCAGCTTTCATCAATCCCTTTCACTGAATAAATGCCCCAATGAATAAAAATCCCCAGTTTGGCATCTGCAAACCATTGCATTTTGGGGCTGATCTCTTGGGGGTTAGTCTTTTGTTGTGCATGTGTTGGCTGCATGAAATGCAGTACCATGGCTCCCGCCACTACTAATCTTTTCATCTGCGTTTAATTTGTAATAAAATAATGTTCACTGCAGGCGATAACGTCAGATCGCAACTATAACAAAAAAATAAAGAGTTGGGGAAAAATTTAATCACTAAATTTAGCCCCCGATATTAATTCGTTCGAAATTTATAAACTAATATCAACAAATGCAACCGACATTATTGATTCTCGCGGCAGGCATGGCCAGCCGTTACGGAAGTTTAAAACAGATCCAACAGTTTGGCCCCAGTGGAGAAACTATCATTGATTATTCTATCTACGACGCTATCCGCGCGGGTTTTGGCAAGATCGTGTTTATTATACGCGACAACTTTGCAGAAGAGTTTAAAGAGATCTTTGAACCCAAACTGAAAGGCAGAGTAGAAACTGCATATGTATTCCAGGACATGAATGCTTTCGTGAACGGACATACTGTTCCGGCAGACCGCACAAAACCCTGGGGTACCGCACATGCCGTACTTTGCGCGAAAGACGCTATCAACGAGCCTTTTGCCGTAATCAACGCAGACGACTTCTATGGCCGTGACGCCTTCGAAAAGATGGCTGAATTCCTGAAAGGAGAATGCGCAGCAGACAGGTACAGCGTAGTAGGTTACGAACTGGGTAAAACCATTAGTGAATACGGTTCTGTATCCCGCGGTGTTTGCGAAGCAAACGGCGATGGCAACCTGGCTGGTATCACTGAAAGGACCAAGATCTACGTAGATAACGGTAAGATCGTATACGAAGAAGGGGATAAGAAAGTGGAACTGGGCCCTAAAACCCCTGTATCCATGAACTTCTGGGGCTTTGCACCATCCGTGTTCCCTGTAAGCGAAAAACTGTTCGATCAGTTCCTTGACCAGAAGATCACAGATCCTAAATCTGAATTCTTTATTCCTATTGTGGTAGATCAGTTCATTGCCAGCGGCACGGGTTCTGTTAAAGTGATCCCAACCAGCTCACAATGGTTTGGCGTTACTTACAAAGAAGATGCTCCCGGTGTTCAGGCAAGCCTGTCCGCATTAGTAAATAAAGGGGAATACCCGGATAATCTCTGGAAATAATGGTGAATGCTGAAATTGTCAGTGCATTTGGATTGAATGCGGCCGATTACGAAATAAAGAAATTTGGAAGCGGCCATATTAACAATACCTTCCTTTTAAGCGGACAACAGGATCAGAAGTACATCCTTCAAAGGATCAATACCTATGTTTTTAAAGAACCGGGTATAATAGCCCGTAATCTCAGGCTGGCTGCTGATTTCCTGGCAGAACACCATCCGGATTACCTGTTTATTACACCTATTCCCACGGTAACGGGGGAGGAGATGTTCTTTTTTAACGAGGAATATTGGCGGATGATCCCTTTCATTCCCAACTCAACCTCTGTAGATCAGGCAGATACGCCAAAACAAGCGTACGAAGCTGCCCGCGAGTTTGGGAAAATGGCCCGGCTCCTGCATGGTATAGACCTGCATGAGTTCAAAGCCTCCATTCCTAACTTCCACAATCTCACTTTGCGTTATTCCGCCTTCCAGGAGGCTATCCGCACAGCCAAAGAAGAACGGAAGAACTTTGCGGAAGAACTGATAGAGCAATGCCTGCGCTATTCAGACATCGCCATTACCTTCGAATCCCTTAAAACGGATCCCGAATTCGGCGACCGCCTGATGCATCACGATACCAAGATCAACAACGTACTGCTCAATAAGGACACCTTTGAAGGCATCTGCGTGTGCGACCTGGATACCCTGATGCCCGGCAAGATCATCTCAGACCTGGGAGATATGGTGCGTACCTACGTAAGCCCCGTTTCCGAAGAAGAACGTGATTTCAGCCAGATCAGCATCCGGGAGGACTATTACGAAGCATTGATGAAAGGATATCTCTCTGAAGTGGGCAGCACCCTGTCCCGGACGGAAAAAGACCATCTTTTCTATGCCGGTAAGTTCATGATCTATATGCAGGGCATCCGCTTCCTTACAGACTACCTGAATGGCGATGTATATTATCCCATTAAATACCCGGAACACAATTATAACCGGGCTAAAAACCAGTTAGTACTGCTGGAGAAGCTGTTAGAGAAAGAAACGAAACTACAGGCAGTAATTGATAGCTGCCTGTAACAAAATAATAAGGGCTGCCTCCAAAAGGCGGCCCTTTTTTATGCTTATCCTTGCTTCATCCTTGCTTCAAAGTAGCTTAAACCCGCTCCGGGAGGCAACATGAAGCAAGGATGAAGCAAGGATGAAGCTACCATGGCCCATCTCCGGAAATTAATCCGGGGCTTTTGACAGGAACCACAGGAACTCAGATATTCTTAGATTTTATTCAATCTGGGGAGTCATTATTTCGATATTTTTAAAAATCGCCCCTGTGTTTAATATTTGACAAAATATTGGCCCTTGTATTGTTTTTTATTCCAATCACCAATACATTTGTACTGATCAACAAAAAATTGATTAGACCTCCATGTGGTTAAATAAAAACAATAACAAGATCGGTAACATAATACCTCAGTTGAACTGGGCTATTACGCTAGTCGTGATCGTCGTTGTCATTATCAGCCACCAAACCGGAGGATAGATTAGCGTGTATTAAACTAACTGAAAATAGAACGCCTTCCTCCACACAGGAAGGCTTTTTTTATGTGTGCAAATTCCAATAATATGTATAGCTATTACAACGAAAACACGATTCTCTACTTTGACGGGGCTTATACCAAAGCCGCCGAAGCCAAAATCGACCTCTATGGTCAATCGCTCCACTATGGATACGCAGTGTTTGAAGGCATCCGTGCTTACAAAACAGAAAGCGGTGAGGTGAAGATCTTTAAAGCCAAGGAACACTTCGACAGGTTCAAGCGTTCCTGCGAACTGATCCACATCCCCTACAAATACAACAACGATGAATTGATCGCTGCTTGCTATAAGGTATTGGAATTGAATAATATGCAAGAGGCGTACATCCGTCCGCTGGTATTCTGCCCTCCTAATATGACCCTCAAAGCTGCATCGGAAACACATCTGCTGATCTGTGCATGGGAATGGGGTGCTTACCTGGGTGAGAAGCTGCTGCGTGTAATGGTTTCTTCTTATCAGCGTCCTAATCCGAAAGCCTTTAAGATAGAATCCAAAGCGGCGGGTATGTATATAAACTCCATACTTGCTTCGCAGGAAGCTAAGGAAAAAGGATATGAAGAAGCGCTGCTGCTGGATATCGACGGTTTTGTCGCTGAAGGCCCCGGCGCTAATCTTTTTTATGAAAAAGATGGTAAGATCTATACCCCGCAAAAAGGCAACATCCTCCCTGGTATTACCCGCGCTACGGTGATTGAGATCTGCGGAGAGCTGGGTATTCCAGTGATTGAGAAACAAATTACCGTGGAAGAGCTCAAGCAGGCAGAGGCAGTCTTCTATTGCGGTACTGCTGCTGAGGTGATCGGATGGGATTCACTGGACGGTCAGGGCTTCAGCAAACCATGGGCAGAATCTTTGGGTAAGGTCATTCAACAGGCCTACAAAGCAAAAGTCCTCGAAAAAGAATTCAAACGCGAAGCTATTCCAGCTTAGTGTACCGATAGCAGGGTGGTGGGCCAGGCTATCTGCGGGGCCGCCACCCTCTTTTTTACCTTTGAATGGCGTAACCGCTAAACCCCCTAACCCACTACCATAGCGAATTTTGGCCTTTGAGGCCTCCTTTTGAAGACCGGGAACCGGCAAATTATAGGTTTGGAACATGAGGCGCTCCCGGGATACTTTTACCAATATTTCGAAATTAGGCTAACTGACTTAATCATATGGAGTTAAATAGATACAGCAAAACGATTACACAGGATCCAACACAGCCGGCGGCACAAGCTATGTTGTACGGAATTGGATTAACAGAAGACGATCTGAAAAAAGCACAGGTAGGGGTAGTGAGCATGGGTTATGATGGTAACACCTGCAATATGCACCTGAACGACCTGGCGAAAGAAGTGAAAAGAGGCGTCTGGGCAAATGACCTGGTAGGCCTTATCTTCAATACCATCGGCGTAAGTGACGGTATCAGCAATGGTACGGATGGTATGCGTTATTCCCTGGTTAGTCGTGATCTGATTGCTGACTCCATTGAAACAGTTTGCGGTGCACAGTATTATGATGCCCTGATCACTGTTCCGGGCTGTGATAAAAACATGCCGGGCTCCCTGATGGCTATGGGCCGTTTGAACCGCCCCGCTATTATGGTATACGGTGGAACCATTGCTCCGGGTAAATACAAGGGGCAGGACCTCAATATCATCTCTGCATTTGAAGCCCTGGGCCAAAAAATAGCAGGCAACCTGGATGAGGGCGACTTCAAACAGATTGTACAGCATTCCTGCCCGGGTGCAGGTGCATGTGGTGGTATGTATACTGCCAATACCATGAGCTCTGCAATTGAGGCGCTGGGAATGAGCTTACCTTACAGTTCATCTAACCCTGCACTCAGCAAAGAAAAACAGGAAGAATGTTTTGAAGCAGGCCAGTACATCCGCCTGCTGCTCGAAAAAGATATTAAGCCAAGGGATATCATGACGCGTGAAGCATTTGAAAATGCCATCACCCTGATCATGGCACTTGGCGGCAGCACCAATGCTGTATTGCATTTTATCGCTATCGCAAAATCTGTGGATATCAATATCACTGCAGACGATTTTCAGCGTATCAGCGATAAAACGCCACTGCTGGCTGATCTGAAGCCAAGTGGTAAATACCTCATGGAAGATCTGCACAACATTGGCGGTGTTCCCTTAGTCATGAAATACCTCCTGAAAAAAGGTATGCTGCATGGTAATTGTTTAACCGTAACCGGTAAAACAATTGCAGAGAACCTCGAAAATGTTCCTGACATCGACTTTACAACACAGAATATTATAGTTCCGCTGGAACAACCATTGAAAGAAACCGGTCACATCCAGATCCTTTACGGAAACCTGGCTGAAAAAGGTTCCGTAGCCAAGATCACCGGTAAAGAAGGTGAGCGTTTTGTTGGCCCTGCCCGTGTTTTTGACGGCGAATTTGAATTGATCGCAGGTATAAGTTCCGGTAAAGTAAAATCAGGTGATGTGGTAGTGATCCGTTATGTGGGTCCTAAAGGCGGACCGGGCATGCCGGAAATGCTGAAACCTACTTCCGCCATCATGGGTGCCGGTTTAGGAAAGAACGTAGCCCTCATTACAGATGGCAGGTTCTCCGGTGGCACGCATGGTTTCGTCGTCGGACACATTGTGCCGGAGGCTTACGAAGGCGGTACCATTGCCCTGGTGAAAGATGATGATATTATTGAACTGGATGCAGTCAACAACATTATCAAAGTTAACCTTACTCCTGAAGAGTTGGCAACCCGCAAAGCCGCATGGAAACAACCGGCATTGAAGGCAACGAAAGGAATATTATTCAAGTACGCTAAACATGTTAAAAATGCAACAGAAGGATGTGTTACCGATGAAGACTAATGAGTCTGACAAGCGGGCCGCCGCTGCCAACATAATTACGGGGGCCGAAGCTGTGATCAGGTCACTGATCGCAGAAGGTGTTAAAACCATTTTCGGTTATCCCGGTGGCGCTATCATGCCCATTTACGATGCCCTGTATGATTTCCAGGATAAAGTCCATCATATACTCGTTCGTCATGAACAAGGCGCTACACATGCCGCTCAGGGTTTTGCCCGTGCAAACGGAGAAGTAGGTGTGGTATTTGCCACCTCTGGTCCCGGTGCCACCAACCTGGTGACCGGCCTCGCTGATGCCTATATGGATTCAACTCCCATGGTATGCATCACTGGCCAGGTAGCAGCAGCATTGCTCGGTACAGATGCTTTCCAGGAAACAGATGTGATTGGTATCACCACGCCCATCACCAAATGGAACATCCAGGTGACCAGGCCGGAAGATATTCCCGGTGCTATTGCCAAAGCATTCTATATTGCCAGGAGCGGCCGCCCAGGCCCTGTACTGGTAGATATCACCAAAAATGCACAGGTAAACAAACTGGACTTTCAATACAAAGCCTGCGAATATATCCGTAGCTACCGCCCGGTTCCCGAACTGAAGATAGAAGATGTAAAAGCGGCTGCTGAGCTGATCAACAGTGCTAAAAAACCTTATATCCTTTGCGGTCATGGGGTATTGCTCTCCAGCGCAGAAAAGTTACTGATCGAACTGGCAGAAAAAGCACAGATCCCTGTAGCTTCCACACTGCTGGGCCTTTCCGCTGTGCCGGTAGATCATCCTTGTTATGTTGGTTTCCTGGGTATGCATGGTAACTATGCACCCAATATCAACACCAATGAATGTGATGTACTGATCGCAATAGGTATGCGTTTCGATGATCGTATCACAGGAGATGTAAATACCTATGCACGCCAGGCAAAAGTATTACACATAGAAATTGATAAAGCAGAGATCAACAAGATCATCAAAGCGGACGTAGCCGTGCATGCAGATGCCAAACAGGCGCTGGAAGCATTGCTGCCGCTGATCAAACCTGCTGAACATAAAGAGTGGATGCAATCTTTCAAAGACCTGGATAAACAGGAATACGAAAAAGTGCAGCAGAGAGAACTGCATCCAACAGAAGGTATGCTGAAGATGGCAGAAGTGATCCGCATCATTTCCGAACAAACAAACGGAAAAGCTATCCTCGTAACAGACGTAGGGCAGCACCAGATGATCGCTTCCCGTTATTACCGCTTTAAAGATCCCAATACCAATATCACCAGCGGTGGTATGGGTACTATGGGTTTCTCGCTGCCTGCAGCCATGGGCGCCAAGGTAGGTGCTCCTGAAAAAGAAGTGGTAGCCATCATCGGAGACGGTTGCTTCCAGATGACCTTACAGGAACTGGGTACTATTTATCAATCACAGATAGGCGTGAAGATCGTGATCCTGAACAATAATTTCCTGGGCATGGTACGCCAGTGGCAGCAGTTGTTCTTCGACAGGAGATACTCCTCTACAGAAATGACGAACCCGGATTTCGTACAGATCGCCAAAGGATTTTTCATTCCGGGCCGCAAGGTCAGCGAACGCACGGAGATTGAAGCAGCAGTAAAAGAAATGCTGGACACGCCGGGGGCTTACCTCCTGGAATGTGTGGTGGAGCAGGAAGACAATGTATTCCCAATGGTTCCAGCAGGGGCACCAATTTCAGCCATCCGTCTCGAGTAGTAGCGTAGTATTTCACATTTTAGAAAAGACACAACATGCAAAAAGAATATACCATAACGGTGTACACGGAAGACAGGATTGGGATCACCAATCGTATCTCCGTGATCTTCACCCGCCGGGGCATCAATATCACCAGTTTAAATACTGCGGAAACAGAGATCCCGGGCGTTTATAAATTCATCATCACCGTACTTTCCAACAGGGAACTGCTGGATAAAGTAGTGGGGCAGATAGAAAGGCTCATCGAAATACATCGTGCATTCGTGCATGAGGAAGATGAAGTGGTGTACCAGGAGCTGGCATTGTACAAGATCTCTACCAAAGCCCTGCACAGCGGGGATATTGAAAAGATCATCCGGGATAACAATGCACGCATCCTTACCATTACGCCGGACTATTTCGTTTTAGAAAAAACAGGCCACCAGCAGGAGCTGACTGCAATGCTGCAAAAGCTGGA
This DNA window, taken from Chitinophaga niabensis, encodes the following:
- the ilvD gene encoding dihydroxy-acid dehydratase, whose protein sequence is MELNRYSKTITQDPTQPAAQAMLYGIGLTEDDLKKAQVGVVSMGYDGNTCNMHLNDLAKEVKRGVWANDLVGLIFNTIGVSDGISNGTDGMRYSLVSRDLIADSIETVCGAQYYDALITVPGCDKNMPGSLMAMGRLNRPAIMVYGGTIAPGKYKGQDLNIISAFEALGQKIAGNLDEGDFKQIVQHSCPGAGACGGMYTANTMSSAIEALGMSLPYSSSNPALSKEKQEECFEAGQYIRLLLEKDIKPRDIMTREAFENAITLIMALGGSTNAVLHFIAIAKSVDINITADDFQRISDKTPLLADLKPSGKYLMEDLHNIGGVPLVMKYLLKKGMLHGNCLTVTGKTIAENLENVPDIDFTTQNIIVPLEQPLKETGHIQILYGNLAEKGSVAKITGKEGERFVGPARVFDGEFELIAGISSGKVKSGDVVVIRYVGPKGGPGMPEMLKPTSAIMGAGLGKNVALITDGRFSGGTHGFVVGHIVPEAYEGGTIALVKDDDIIELDAVNNIIKVNLTPEELATRKAAWKQPALKATKGILFKYAKHVKNATEGCVTDED
- a CDS encoding family 20 glycosylhydrolase, coding for MKKTLLSAFMALACLTGMAQEKQALSIIPEPKSVEMLGSPVTITPQMKYFSNGAAAEKAAELFVLFVSSNYGFVMEKGTMQNSTLVFSEDDALSAEGYQLTVARNKIVLQGRAAGLFYGVQTLQQMLPFSGQVTKNKIPVPGVLIKDEPRFAYRGLMLDVGRHFFSVGYIEKFLDIMAYYKLNRFHWHLTEDQGWRIEIKKYPKLQSVASKRKETMEGPYGDNKFDGKPYGGYYTQEEIKRVVKYAADRFITVIPEIEMPGHAQAALAAYPQLGCTGGPYEVVTKWGVHKEVYCAGNDEVFSFLEDVLTEVIPLFPSQYIHIGGDECPKDRWKACPKCQARMKALGLKDEHALQSYFIQRMEKFLNSKGKRIIGWDEILEGGLAPDATVMSWRGEAGGIEAAKQKHDVIMTPNTYLYLDYHQGNPATEPLAIGGYLPLEKVYSYEPYPAALAEEEKKYIKGVQGNVWTEYIPDEKSVDYFTYPRALALAEITWSPQNKKNYTRFTAALPKQLARLDDARINFRIPEPGGLEDEVLTSASTTVTLKPSVAFATIRYTLDGTIPTANSPLYTKPLVVTPPSNGTTTVKCIVVTPNGRASAVYSAAYMRKDYKTALNVNPTNKGVKFDAFYKTFNQAKNIGSGKADSTGVIPAFDIRPFIAKVTFGVRYEGYVKIETDGLYEFKTNSDDGSVLLIDDEVIVDNDGEHAPTDKSGMVPLRKGFHKISVKYFDAGGDQRLQVSFGLKGKQSINLRNALFH
- a CDS encoding 1-aminocyclopropane-1-carboxylate deaminase/D-cysteine desulfhydrase, with protein sequence MHFSTKDILQPIHTTWLPEHIQAAMLRLDQLDPLVSGNKWFKLKYNLEAAAGKPIVTFGGAWSNHILATAAACKMKGLRCTGIIRGERPAVLSTTLEQASSMGMQLVFVSREDYKLLTDADDVGADDHMYAAYQLDDDIIPPNAYVIPEGGHNALGVKGCSEILSLADTKDFTHIICSVGTGTTLAGLINSTVEGSENMVEEVLHDLAQLVTGDPGHVVQKVIGISALKGAFSLQAQIESLLISPGPWELLHDYHEGGYGKISPELIDFMNDFYRQTHIPLDRVYTGKMVFAVKKLVEQGYFPANSRLLLIHSGGLQGNDSLLPDVLCF
- a CDS encoding branched-chain amino acid transaminase — its product is MYSYYNENTILYFDGAYTKAAEAKIDLYGQSLHYGYAVFEGIRAYKTESGEVKIFKAKEHFDRFKRSCELIHIPYKYNNDELIAACYKVLELNNMQEAYIRPLVFCPPNMTLKAASETHLLICAWEWGAYLGEKLLRVMVSSYQRPNPKAFKIESKAAGMYINSILASQEAKEKGYEEALLLDIDGFVAEGPGANLFYEKDGKIYTPQKGNILPGITRATVIEICGELGIPVIEKQITVEELKQAEAVFYCGTAAEVIGWDSLDGQGFSKPWAESLGKVIQQAYKAKVLEKEFKREAIPA
- a CDS encoding sugar phosphate nucleotidyltransferase; the encoded protein is MQPTLLILAAGMASRYGSLKQIQQFGPSGETIIDYSIYDAIRAGFGKIVFIIRDNFAEEFKEIFEPKLKGRVETAYVFQDMNAFVNGHTVPADRTKPWGTAHAVLCAKDAINEPFAVINADDFYGRDAFEKMAEFLKGECAADRYSVVGYELGKTISEYGSVSRGVCEANGDGNLAGITERTKIYVDNGKIVYEEGDKKVELGPKTPVSMNFWGFAPSVFPVSEKLFDQFLDQKITDPKSEFFIPIVVDQFIASGTGSVKVIPTSSQWFGVTYKEDAPGVQASLSALVNKGEYPDNLWK
- a CDS encoding phosphotransferase enzyme family protein, which produces MVNAEIVSAFGLNAADYEIKKFGSGHINNTFLLSGQQDQKYILQRINTYVFKEPGIIARNLRLAADFLAEHHPDYLFITPIPTVTGEEMFFFNEEYWRMIPFIPNSTSVDQADTPKQAYEAAREFGKMARLLHGIDLHEFKASIPNFHNLTLRYSAFQEAIRTAKEERKNFAEELIEQCLRYSDIAITFESLKTDPEFGDRLMHHDTKINNVLLNKDTFEGICVCDLDTLMPGKIISDLGDMVRTYVSPVSEEERDFSQISIREDYYEALMKGYLSEVGSTLSRTEKDHLFYAGKFMIYMQGIRFLTDYLNGDVYYPIKYPEHNYNRAKNQLVLLEKLLEKETKLQAVIDSCL
- a CDS encoding alpha-L-fucosidase, whose product is MKRLVVAGAMVLHFMQPTHAQQKTNPQEISPKMQWFADAKLGIFIHWGIYSVKGIDESWSFYNKKIAYPDYMAQLKGFTADKYDPQAWADLVKESGARYAVITTKHHDGVALWDTKLNKLSTAKSTPAKRDVLTPFFAALRKNNIKAGAYFSLLDWSSPDYPGFLKDSSRYKISDDPKRWERFQKFYQGQMAEVMTQFNPDLWWFDGDWERSAEEWESVKVRNMLTTHNPATIINGRLQGYGDYDTPEQNFPVVRPQFHWWELCMTINNNWGYQPQDTNWKTPYEVITIFADAISNGGNMLLDIGPKADGTIPPEQVHVLKELGKWNKKHDKAIFNTIGGIPQGHFYGPTTLSKDSSTLYLFLPGKVNGQIMVKGLDNKIQDITVVGNGTKLSHKIVGKISWSPVPGLIYIDVPSSVQDTYMTVLELKLDKPVKLYRGKGGLNG